Proteins found in one Planococcus citri chromosome 2, ihPlaCitr1.1, whole genome shotgun sequence genomic segment:
- the LOC135833947 gene encoding uncharacterized protein LOC135833947 isoform X4: MPQKFEDLVMTKSLQTLACFTIAKELWSHREIKQRIDVCLRAQEFKNGNTYCFYRVPDQLLAEVHDMVKYFYPIVPIYFKQSISEIISFIGEDIFDWIIVSESHQGGIIQEMIIWNVRLTPFQTVDRIKSACLTQKFDFTSKTLCPCCYEKYVEKRWNKLDSDLKEKFEMFFGEYKFHAIAYWKCYVHVTDHCVIQEKIIIRNFQLFENFTPLENIFKISVYCGYDLAVVYYWNQMTGEQKMNNLNAVFCKTYSPISKLEMWMDRWTNEKVTSKAQISTFCFIWNQIPQFYRQKLMLFSYWSVFIMMIRWQIDDAYFEQIFDEWKPTFVVNRSYERTLRIAASYINKGEKHRKIFNLLWKPAESLYSNENIAEFIWKYLTIYEDIESAAFIINKFAQRRKIQIMASLSQMLYVYNVNREYQTRLQDLLAAETAFEQPADEVTLNIDDLIQPPQDKQKISLVILFLIFLVYLFFIFICIITPASRNTKFRRFLNESSK; encoded by the exons ATGCCTCAAAAATTCGAAGACCTCGTGATGACGAAAAGTTTGCAAACATTGGCGTGCTTTACTATAGCCAAGGAACTCTGGTCACATCGCGAAATCAAGCAACGAATAGACGTTTGCCTGCGAgctcaagaattcaaaaatggaaacaCGTACTGCTTTTATCGAGTGCCTGATCAATTATTGGCGGAAGTTCACGATATGGTCAAGTATTTCTATCCCATTGTGCCCATTTATTTCAAACAAAGTATTTCGGAAATAATAAgtttcatag GTGAAGACATTTTTGACTGGATTATCGTGAGCGAAAGCCACCAAGGAGGCATTATTCAAGAAATGATCATCTGGAACGTGCGTCTAACACCGTTTCAAACAGTAGATCGTATCAAAAGTGCCTGCCTAACCCAAAAGTTCGATTTCACGAGTAAAACGTTGTGCCCATGCTGCTATGAAAAATACGTGGAGAAACGATGGAATAAATTGGACTCGGATTTaaaggaaaaattcgaaatgtttttcGGCGAATATAAATTCCACGCAATCGCTTATTGGAAATGCTACGTGCACGTCACCGACCATTGcgttattcaagaaaaaataatcatcaggaattttcaactgtttgaaaattttactcctTTAGAGAacatattcaaaatttcg GTTTATTGCGGATACGACTTAGCTGTCGTCTATTACTGGAACCAGATGACCGGcgagcaaaaaatgaataacttgAACGCTGTATTTTGCAAAACGTATTCGCCCATTAGTAAACTAGAAATGTGGATGGACAGATGGACCAACGAAAAAGTCACATCGAAGGCGCAAATCAGTACATTTTGTTTCATATGGAACCAAATACCGCAGTTCTACAGGCAAAAATTGATGCTGTTCAGCTACTGGAGCGTATTTATCATGATGATTAGATGGCAGATAGACGACGCCTATTTTGAACAAATATTCGACGAATGGAAGCCAACGTTTGTAGTCAACCGATCATACGAACGAACCCTTCGTATAGCCGCATCGTATATCAACAAAGGTGAAAAGCACAGAAAGATATTTAATCTTTTGTGGAAACCAGCCGAGAGCTTATACAGCAACGAAAACATAGCTGAATTTATATGG AAATACCTCACAATTTACGAAGACATCGAATCGGCAGCTTTCATAATAAATAAATTCGCTCAAcgaagaaaaatacaaattatggCCTCCCTCAGTCAAATGCTTTACGTTTACAACGTTAATCGAGAATATCAAACCAGACTACAAGATTTACTCGCCGCTGAAACTGCATTCGAGCAACCTGCCGATGAAGTCACTCTCAATATTGATGACCTAATA
- the LOC135833947 gene encoding uncharacterized protein LOC135833947 isoform X2, translated as MPQKFEDLVMTKSLQTLACFTIAKELWSHREIKQRIDVCLRAQEFKNGNTYCFYRVPDQLLAEVHDMVKYFYPIVPIYFKQSISEIISFIGEDIFDWIIVSESHQGGIIQEMIIWNVRLTPFQTVDRIKSACLTQKFDFTSKTLCPCCYEKYVEKRWNKLDSDLKEKFEMFFGEYKFHAIAYWKCYVHVTDHCVIQEKIIIRNFQLFENFTPLENIFKISVYCGYDLAVVYYWNQMTGEQKMNNLNAVFCKTYSPISKLEMWMDRWTNEKVTSKAQISTFCFIWNQIPQFYRQKLMLFSYWSVFIMMIRWQIDDAYFEQIFDEWKPTFVVNRSYERTLRIAASYINKGEKHRKIFNLLWKPAESLYSNENIAEFIWVCMKYLTIYEDIESAAFIINKFAQRRKIQIMASLSQMLYVYNVNREYQTRLQDLLAAETAFEQPADEVTLNIDDLIQPPQDKQKISLVILFLIFLVYLFFIFICIITPASRNTKFRRFLNESSK; from the exons ATGCCTCAAAAATTCGAAGACCTCGTGATGACGAAAAGTTTGCAAACATTGGCGTGCTTTACTATAGCCAAGGAACTCTGGTCACATCGCGAAATCAAGCAACGAATAGACGTTTGCCTGCGAgctcaagaattcaaaaatggaaacaCGTACTGCTTTTATCGAGTGCCTGATCAATTATTGGCGGAAGTTCACGATATGGTCAAGTATTTCTATCCCATTGTGCCCATTTATTTCAAACAAAGTATTTCGGAAATAATAAgtttcatag GTGAAGACATTTTTGACTGGATTATCGTGAGCGAAAGCCACCAAGGAGGCATTATTCAAGAAATGATCATCTGGAACGTGCGTCTAACACCGTTTCAAACAGTAGATCGTATCAAAAGTGCCTGCCTAACCCAAAAGTTCGATTTCACGAGTAAAACGTTGTGCCCATGCTGCTATGAAAAATACGTGGAGAAACGATGGAATAAATTGGACTCGGATTTaaaggaaaaattcgaaatgtttttcGGCGAATATAAATTCCACGCAATCGCTTATTGGAAATGCTACGTGCACGTCACCGACCATTGcgttattcaagaaaaaataatcatcaggaattttcaactgtttgaaaattttactcctTTAGAGAacatattcaaaatttcg GTTTATTGCGGATACGACTTAGCTGTCGTCTATTACTGGAACCAGATGACCGGcgagcaaaaaatgaataacttgAACGCTGTATTTTGCAAAACGTATTCGCCCATTAGTAAACTAGAAATGTGGATGGACAGATGGACCAACGAAAAAGTCACATCGAAGGCGCAAATCAGTACATTTTGTTTCATATGGAACCAAATACCGCAGTTCTACAGGCAAAAATTGATGCTGTTCAGCTACTGGAGCGTATTTATCATGATGATTAGATGGCAGATAGACGACGCCTATTTTGAACAAATATTCGACGAATGGAAGCCAACGTTTGTAGTCAACCGATCATACGAACGAACCCTTCGTATAGCCGCATCGTATATCAACAAAGGTGAAAAGCACAGAAAGATATTTAATCTTTTGTGGAAACCAGCCGAGAGCTTATACAGCAACGAAAACATAGCTGAATTTATATGGGTTTGtatg AAATACCTCACAATTTACGAAGACATCGAATCGGCAGCTTTCATAATAAATAAATTCGCTCAAcgaagaaaaatacaaattatggCCTCCCTCAGTCAAATGCTTTACGTTTACAACGTTAATCGAGAATATCAAACCAGACTACAAGATTTACTCGCCGCTGAAACTGCATTCGAGCAACCTGCCGATGAAGTCACTCTCAATATTGATGACCTAATA
- the LOC135833947 gene encoding uncharacterized protein LOC135833947 isoform X3 yields the protein MPQKFEDLVMTKSLQTLACFTIAKELWSHREIKQRIDVCLRAQEFKNGNTYCFYRVPDQLLAEVHDMVKYFYPIVPIYFKQSISEIISFIGEDIFDWIIVSESHQGGIIQEMIIWNVRLTPFQTVDRIKSACLTQKFDFTSKTLCPCCYEKYVEKRWNKLDSDLKEKFEMFFGEYKFHAIAYWKCYVHVTDHCVIQEKIIIRNFQLFENFTPLENIFKISVYCGYDLAVVYYWNQMTGEQKMNNLNAVFCKTYSPISKLEMWMDRWTNEKVTSKAQISTFCFIWNQIPQFYRQKLMLFSYWSVFIMMIRWQIDDAYFEQIFDEWKPTFVVNRSYERTLRIAASYINKGEKHRKIFNLLWKPAESLYSNENIAEFIWQKYLTIYEDIESAAFIINKFAQRRKIQIMASLSQMLYVYNVNREYQTRLQDLLAAETAFEQPADEVTLNIDDLIQPPQDKQKISLVILFLIFLVYLFFIFICIITPASRNTKFRRFLNESSK from the exons ATGCCTCAAAAATTCGAAGACCTCGTGATGACGAAAAGTTTGCAAACATTGGCGTGCTTTACTATAGCCAAGGAACTCTGGTCACATCGCGAAATCAAGCAACGAATAGACGTTTGCCTGCGAgctcaagaattcaaaaatggaaacaCGTACTGCTTTTATCGAGTGCCTGATCAATTATTGGCGGAAGTTCACGATATGGTCAAGTATTTCTATCCCATTGTGCCCATTTATTTCAAACAAAGTATTTCGGAAATAATAAgtttcatag GTGAAGACATTTTTGACTGGATTATCGTGAGCGAAAGCCACCAAGGAGGCATTATTCAAGAAATGATCATCTGGAACGTGCGTCTAACACCGTTTCAAACAGTAGATCGTATCAAAAGTGCCTGCCTAACCCAAAAGTTCGATTTCACGAGTAAAACGTTGTGCCCATGCTGCTATGAAAAATACGTGGAGAAACGATGGAATAAATTGGACTCGGATTTaaaggaaaaattcgaaatgtttttcGGCGAATATAAATTCCACGCAATCGCTTATTGGAAATGCTACGTGCACGTCACCGACCATTGcgttattcaagaaaaaataatcatcaggaattttcaactgtttgaaaattttactcctTTAGAGAacatattcaaaatttcg GTTTATTGCGGATACGACTTAGCTGTCGTCTATTACTGGAACCAGATGACCGGcgagcaaaaaatgaataacttgAACGCTGTATTTTGCAAAACGTATTCGCCCATTAGTAAACTAGAAATGTGGATGGACAGATGGACCAACGAAAAAGTCACATCGAAGGCGCAAATCAGTACATTTTGTTTCATATGGAACCAAATACCGCAGTTCTACAGGCAAAAATTGATGCTGTTCAGCTACTGGAGCGTATTTATCATGATGATTAGATGGCAGATAGACGACGCCTATTTTGAACAAATATTCGACGAATGGAAGCCAACGTTTGTAGTCAACCGATCATACGAACGAACCCTTCGTATAGCCGCATCGTATATCAACAAAGGTGAAAAGCACAGAAAGATATTTAATCTTTTGTGGAAACCAGCCGAGAGCTTATACAGCAACGAAAACATAGCTGAATTTATATGG CAGAAATACCTCACAATTTACGAAGACATCGAATCGGCAGCTTTCATAATAAATAAATTCGCTCAAcgaagaaaaatacaaattatggCCTCCCTCAGTCAAATGCTTTACGTTTACAACGTTAATCGAGAATATCAAACCAGACTACAAGATTTACTCGCCGCTGAAACTGCATTCGAGCAACCTGCCGATGAAGTCACTCTCAATATTGATGACCTAATA
- the LOC135833947 gene encoding uncharacterized protein LOC135833947 isoform X1, which yields MPQKFEDLVMTKSLQTLACFTIAKELWSHREIKQRIDVCLRAQEFKNGNTYCFYRVPDQLLAEVHDMVKYFYPIVPIYFKQSISEIISFIGEDIFDWIIVSESHQGGIIQEMIIWNVRLTPFQTVDRIKSACLTQKFDFTSKTLCPCCYEKYVEKRWNKLDSDLKEKFEMFFGEYKFHAIAYWKCYVHVTDHCVIQEKIIIRNFQLFENFTPLENIFKISVYCGYDLAVVYYWNQMTGEQKMNNLNAVFCKTYSPISKLEMWMDRWTNEKVTSKAQISTFCFIWNQIPQFYRQKLMLFSYWSVFIMMIRWQIDDAYFEQIFDEWKPTFVVNRSYERTLRIAASYINKGEKHRKIFNLLWKPAESLYSNENIAEFIWVCMQKYLTIYEDIESAAFIINKFAQRRKIQIMASLSQMLYVYNVNREYQTRLQDLLAAETAFEQPADEVTLNIDDLIQPPQDKQKISLVILFLIFLVYLFFIFICIITPASRNTKFRRFLNESSK from the exons ATGCCTCAAAAATTCGAAGACCTCGTGATGACGAAAAGTTTGCAAACATTGGCGTGCTTTACTATAGCCAAGGAACTCTGGTCACATCGCGAAATCAAGCAACGAATAGACGTTTGCCTGCGAgctcaagaattcaaaaatggaaacaCGTACTGCTTTTATCGAGTGCCTGATCAATTATTGGCGGAAGTTCACGATATGGTCAAGTATTTCTATCCCATTGTGCCCATTTATTTCAAACAAAGTATTTCGGAAATAATAAgtttcatag GTGAAGACATTTTTGACTGGATTATCGTGAGCGAAAGCCACCAAGGAGGCATTATTCAAGAAATGATCATCTGGAACGTGCGTCTAACACCGTTTCAAACAGTAGATCGTATCAAAAGTGCCTGCCTAACCCAAAAGTTCGATTTCACGAGTAAAACGTTGTGCCCATGCTGCTATGAAAAATACGTGGAGAAACGATGGAATAAATTGGACTCGGATTTaaaggaaaaattcgaaatgtttttcGGCGAATATAAATTCCACGCAATCGCTTATTGGAAATGCTACGTGCACGTCACCGACCATTGcgttattcaagaaaaaataatcatcaggaattttcaactgtttgaaaattttactcctTTAGAGAacatattcaaaatttcg GTTTATTGCGGATACGACTTAGCTGTCGTCTATTACTGGAACCAGATGACCGGcgagcaaaaaatgaataacttgAACGCTGTATTTTGCAAAACGTATTCGCCCATTAGTAAACTAGAAATGTGGATGGACAGATGGACCAACGAAAAAGTCACATCGAAGGCGCAAATCAGTACATTTTGTTTCATATGGAACCAAATACCGCAGTTCTACAGGCAAAAATTGATGCTGTTCAGCTACTGGAGCGTATTTATCATGATGATTAGATGGCAGATAGACGACGCCTATTTTGAACAAATATTCGACGAATGGAAGCCAACGTTTGTAGTCAACCGATCATACGAACGAACCCTTCGTATAGCCGCATCGTATATCAACAAAGGTGAAAAGCACAGAAAGATATTTAATCTTTTGTGGAAACCAGCCGAGAGCTTATACAGCAACGAAAACATAGCTGAATTTATATGGGTTTGtatg CAGAAATACCTCACAATTTACGAAGACATCGAATCGGCAGCTTTCATAATAAATAAATTCGCTCAAcgaagaaaaatacaaattatggCCTCCCTCAGTCAAATGCTTTACGTTTACAACGTTAATCGAGAATATCAAACCAGACTACAAGATTTACTCGCCGCTGAAACTGCATTCGAGCAACCTGCCGATGAAGTCACTCTCAATATTGATGACCTAATA